The following are from one region of the Cytobacillus firmus genome:
- a CDS encoding DUF2975 domain-containing protein — translation MSIKQGSTTFLKVIIFLIGIVLFALCIFWLPEIAINDAKVHPDTAYFLIPFLVCAYGFCITFSVALYQAYKLLTYIERNNAFSELSLKSLNVIKKCAFTVILLILLGIVSLMVLAEVTGDDAAGPISLSLMGILATSIIAGIMNVLQKPLKDFLDKK, via the coding sequence ATGAGTATTAAACAAGGTTCAACCACATTTTTAAAAGTAATTATTTTTCTTATTGGAATTGTGTTATTTGCATTGTGTATCTTTTGGTTACCTGAGATCGCCATTAATGATGCAAAGGTACATCCAGATACGGCTTATTTCCTAATCCCCTTTTTAGTATGTGCATATGGATTCTGTATCACGTTTTCCGTTGCGTTGTACCAAGCATATAAACTATTAACCTACATCGAAAGGAACAATGCATTCTCCGAGTTATCACTTAAATCTTTAAATGTTATAAAAAAATGTGCTTTTACAGTCATTTTGCTCATTTTGTTAGGAATAGTAAGCCTAATGGTGCTTGCAGAAGTTACAGGTGACGATGCAGCAGGTCCTATTTCACTAAGTCTAATGGGTATTTTGGCAACAAGTATCATCGCAGGCATTATGAATGTACTTCAAAAGCCATTAAAAGATTTCCTGGATAAAAAATAA
- a CDS encoding Ger(x)C family spore germination protein, whose product MRRRIIFTFISFFLLILASGCENFVEPNQLAFVIGTALDHDESGVIEVSHQIVIPSQISGSEGGGSSSGSESFIVLSAKGKDIIEANRKIQRKMSRRLMENHRILIALSEELFEKHDVSQLFDKLNRDPANNLRDITIMIKGGSAKDFLMQGHPMDHLSSIAAGKEMKLNKMSKFTSKQLAIDILSDGYRPLIPVFNVEEIQVSSNKKQSIGLLSGFAIMNKDLKVSGILDDVEGSEAAWMAGKEHFRG is encoded by the coding sequence ATGAGACGACGGATTATATTCACTTTTATATCGTTTTTTCTACTCATTTTAGCCTCTGGCTGTGAGAATTTTGTTGAACCGAACCAATTAGCTTTCGTTATCGGCACGGCATTGGACCATGATGAAAGCGGTGTAATCGAGGTTAGCCATCAAATTGTCATTCCTTCACAGATCAGTGGAAGTGAAGGGGGAGGCAGTTCCAGCGGCTCAGAAAGTTTTATTGTCTTATCGGCCAAAGGCAAAGATATTATTGAAGCCAACCGGAAGATTCAGAGAAAGATGTCCCGCAGATTAATGGAAAATCATCGCATCCTTATTGCTCTTAGTGAAGAACTATTTGAAAAGCATGATGTAAGCCAATTATTTGATAAGCTAAACAGGGATCCTGCAAACAATCTAAGAGACATTACGATTATGATAAAAGGCGGAAGTGCCAAGGACTTCCTTATGCAAGGACATCCCATGGATCATCTATCCAGCATAGCAGCTGGAAAAGAGATGAAGCTGAACAAAATGAGTAAATTCACATCCAAACAGCTTGCTATAGACATACTTTCTGACGGGTACAGACCCTTGATTCCGGTTTTCAATGTTGAAGAGATTCAAGTGAGTAGTAATAAGAAGCAGTCAATTGGTTTACTGTCAGGCTTTGCTATTATGAACAAAGATCTTAAAGTTAGTGGAATTCTCGATGATGTGGAAGGTTCAGAAGCAGCCTGGATGGCCGGAAAAGAACATTTCAGGGGATAA
- a CDS encoding CBO0543 family protein has protein sequence MQTFFVFFFIIIGICFGAWNKWREIYPTLLFWIIGNLLYEVLLYNYRVWEFKPVGVDNFLLPTHSVISLAIAFIVYPFVSVVYLGRFPNTLLKKILWIILWSLIFQGAEIILYNFKSITHHFGWSLLWSFIFNLLTFLLLAIHQWKPWVAWLFSIIFIILLIILFQPPIPA, from the coding sequence ATGCAAACTTTTTTTGTTTTCTTTTTTATCATTATAGGGATATGTTTTGGTGCTTGGAACAAGTGGAGAGAAATCTATCCTACTTTATTATTTTGGATTATTGGGAATTTATTGTATGAAGTCCTGCTATATAATTACAGGGTTTGGGAGTTTAAACCCGTTGGAGTAGATAACTTTTTATTACCTACACATTCAGTGATATCTTTAGCAATAGCTTTTATCGTTTACCCATTTGTTTCAGTTGTTTATTTAGGAAGGTTCCCCAATACACTGTTAAAAAAGATATTGTGGATTATTTTATGGTCTCTAATTTTTCAAGGTGCCGAAATAATTCTCTATAATTTCAAGAGTATTACACATCATTTTGGCTGGTCGTTGTTATGGTCCTTTATTTTTAATTTGTTGACATTTCTATTACTGGCAATCCATCAATGGAAACCATGGGTTGCGTGGCTCTTTTCTATCATTTTCATTATCCTTTTAATAATACTGTTTCAGCCCCCAATTCCTGCATAA
- a CDS encoding GerAB/ArcD/ProY family transporter — MKVTGYQLFWLISISSIILFSYIPIKLAAEHTLQDAWISILLGSMVMMAITWIMLQVCMQNKDKSLVEFMKDLFGTFLGKILVTFYFIHWFIQMSTITRGITEFQNLVLLHEMPMIVILLCMLFLIVYVMFKGGIIAISRCAEVIGPFFIFLNFIQLLLSPQEMDLNRILPVFVDSGWGNILKGTLYSFNYMIDPSIILMLFFFAENKRTAAKGIIWGTAVAMLWGVLTTLVLLFITGPNITSEMVVPVYSITKLVSILDFIQNIDAFYITFWVMGAFIKLSVVLFILSYGLAEWTGVKNWKLFACITTLVLLAFVIYSTYDIRIGYEFKTMYLIGFLYPLIYIIIPMLLWVIGSIKSHRKISSIK, encoded by the coding sequence ATGAAGGTAACGGGTTATCAATTATTTTGGCTGATTAGTATCTCTTCCATCATCTTATTTTCTTATATCCCTATCAAGCTGGCGGCTGAGCACACTCTCCAGGATGCCTGGATTTCTATTTTGCTTGGGAGTATGGTCATGATGGCTATCACTTGGATCATGCTTCAAGTATGCATGCAAAATAAGGATAAATCGTTAGTGGAGTTTATGAAAGACCTTTTTGGAACTTTTCTTGGAAAAATTTTAGTCACTTTTTATTTCATTCATTGGTTCATACAAATGTCTACTATTACAAGAGGTATCACTGAATTTCAAAATTTAGTGCTGCTGCACGAGATGCCGATGATCGTCATTTTACTGTGTATGTTGTTTCTGATTGTCTATGTCATGTTCAAAGGCGGGATTATAGCAATAAGCCGTTGCGCAGAGGTGATCGGCCCTTTTTTTATTTTTTTAAATTTCATCCAGTTACTTTTGAGTCCTCAGGAGATGGACCTAAATCGAATATTGCCTGTCTTTGTGGATTCGGGCTGGGGAAATATTTTAAAGGGTACTTTATATTCATTCAACTATATGATCGATCCTTCGATCATTCTCATGCTCTTCTTCTTTGCCGAAAATAAAAGAACTGCTGCAAAAGGGATTATTTGGGGAACCGCTGTTGCTATGCTATGGGGGGTACTAACCACACTGGTTCTTCTGTTTATAACCGGACCGAATATAACCTCTGAAATGGTCGTTCCCGTATACTCCATTACGAAGCTCGTTTCCATTCTGGATTTTATTCAAAATATCGATGCCTTTTATATTACCTTTTGGGTCATGGGGGCTTTTATTAAGCTATCAGTAGTCTTGTTCATCCTAAGCTATGGCTTAGCCGAGTGGACAGGGGTAAAGAATTGGAAACTTTTCGCATGTATTACGACGCTGGTATTGCTGGCATTTGTAATTTATAGTACATACGATATTCGAATTGGTTACGAATTTAAAACCATGTACTTAATTGGTTTCCTTTATCCCTTGATCTATATTATCATTCCGATGCTATTGTGGGTGATTGGAAGTATAAAATCTCATCGTAAAATTTCCAGCATCAAGTAA
- a CDS encoding sigma factor, producing the protein MLEMYKQYKPLLFKLAYQLTGTASDAEDVVHDVFLKLYEVPKEKLTEPKAYLCKMVTNRCRDIQKSARKKESIILENGCRNPS; encoded by the coding sequence ATGCTAGAGATGTACAAGCAATATAAACCATTGCTGTTTAAGCTTGCCTATCAGCTGACAGGAACTGCTTCAGACGCAGAAGACGTTGTGCATGATGTTTTTTTGAAATTATATGAGGTACCAAAGGAGAAGCTCACTGAGCCTAAAGCCTATCTTTGCAAGATGGTTACAAATCGCTGTCGTGATATACAAAAATCAGCCCGAAAAAAAGAGAGCATTATTTTGGAGAATGGCTGCCGGAACCCCTCCTGA
- a CDS encoding Ger(x)C family spore germination C-terminal domain-containing protein produces MPWKDGKGTLSFRFTRLKRQIRSVKGEDPDHIILSVKAQAYLLENTTSLDLYEVENIVEVQKYLNDQVQKELQKTVAKVQEFGPDVFGIGEHLHREFPYWWRSQKEHWDETFKETDITVQAKIRIRSLGTSGQRFSK; encoded by the coding sequence ATTCCTTGGAAGGACGGGAAAGGAACATTATCATTCAGGTTTACCAGACTCAAACGCCAGATCCGATCTGTTAAAGGCGAAGATCCGGATCACATTATTTTATCAGTGAAAGCGCAGGCCTATCTTCTTGAAAATACAACATCATTGGATTTGTACGAGGTAGAAAACATTGTAGAAGTTCAGAAATACCTTAACGACCAGGTTCAAAAAGAGCTGCAAAAAACTGTAGCTAAAGTACAGGAATTTGGGCCTGATGTCTTTGGTATCGGCGAACATCTGCATCGTGAATTTCCATATTGGTGGAGATCACAAAAAGAACACTGGGATGAAACATTCAAGGAAACCGATATTACGGTTCAAGCGAAAATTAGGATTAGGTCACTTGGAACGAGCGGACAAAGATTCAGTAAATGA
- a CDS encoding spore germination protein has translation MRFISKSIQENEKYLKEKFNRSSDIVIRTLVLKNETILLFIYLEGLTKVQSVEENILKPLIFSGLPSGIDVIESLSEMLRREWVPLTNVKSERSLEELVQHVLKGSLVILADGETSAVIAQVQDFEKRSIQESQKESTLRGTKEAFVESIRTNTSLIRRRIIHPQLKMESSTIGTYTQTEVVLAYIQGHADESVISQVRTRLEKIDADGVIDSAYIEEWIENNPLSMFSQIQNTERPDIVTACLLEGKVAIITNGTPFVLILPFTFWEGLQSADDFFERFVFITLTRIIRYLMTFISFALPAIYVALTTFHPEMVPRQLMFSIAAARENSPFPTFFEVFLMMVVFDGLQEAGVHLPNRLGPVMSIIGALIIGQAAVEAGIISTPIIIVISLTGVAGYTIARYSATLPFRIIRYLMLFITGALGFFGFAFGIIILLIHLVTLESFGTPYFSPVAPFDGKKIKNLVIRSPLWSKNRQKKESVK, from the coding sequence GTGCGTTTCATTAGCAAATCTATCCAAGAGAATGAGAAATACCTGAAAGAAAAATTTAACCGTTCGTCAGACATTGTAATACGCACGCTGGTATTAAAGAATGAAACCATTCTTTTATTTATTTATTTAGAAGGACTGACCAAGGTGCAGAGTGTAGAGGAAAATATTCTAAAACCTCTCATTTTCAGCGGATTGCCGTCAGGGATTGATGTAATTGAATCACTGTCTGAGATGCTTAGACGCGAATGGGTTCCACTTACAAATGTTAAGTCTGAGAGGTCCTTGGAGGAATTAGTGCAGCATGTACTGAAGGGAAGTCTTGTTATATTGGCTGATGGTGAAACTTCTGCGGTCATCGCTCAGGTTCAGGATTTCGAGAAGAGAAGCATTCAAGAATCACAAAAGGAATCAACCTTGCGCGGAACAAAGGAGGCTTTCGTCGAGAGTATTCGAACAAATACTTCACTGATTAGGCGAAGGATCATTCATCCGCAATTAAAGATGGAATCCTCTACGATAGGAACTTATACGCAAACGGAAGTTGTCCTTGCCTACATACAAGGGCACGCCGATGAGAGTGTCATATCACAAGTTAGAACCAGGCTTGAAAAGATTGATGCTGACGGAGTAATCGACTCAGCTTATATAGAGGAGTGGATTGAAAATAATCCTTTATCCATGTTCTCACAAATTCAGAATACGGAAAGGCCGGATATTGTTACAGCTTGTTTATTAGAAGGAAAGGTCGCCATCATTACAAATGGAACGCCATTTGTCCTTATTCTTCCCTTTACTTTTTGGGAGGGACTGCAATCAGCAGACGACTTTTTTGAGAGATTTGTGTTCATTACTTTGACGAGAATCATACGGTACTTGATGACCTTCATTTCTTTCGCTTTACCTGCTATTTATGTCGCGCTAACGACATTCCACCCTGAGATGGTACCGCGACAGCTAATGTTCAGTATTGCTGCAGCCAGAGAGAATTCACCCTTCCCGACCTTCTTTGAGGTATTTCTTATGATGGTCGTATTTGACGGATTGCAAGAGGCCGGCGTTCATCTTCCAAACCGGCTCGGTCCCGTAATGAGCATAATAGGGGCTCTCATTATTGGACAGGCAGCTGTAGAAGCTGGCATCATATCGACGCCAATTATCATTGTGATTTCTTTAACGGGCGTAGCGGGATACACTATTGCTAGATATAGTGCGACACTTCCTTTTCGAATCATTCGCTACCTTATGTTGTTTATTACAGGTGCACTCGGTTTCTTCGGATTTGCCTTTGGCATTATTATCTTATTGATTCATCTTGTTACACTTGAGTCTTTTGGAACTCCCTATTTCAGTCCGGTAGCCCCGTTTGATGGCAAAAAAATTAAAAACCTCGTAATCCGCTCACCACTATGGAGTAAGAACAGACAGAAGAAAGAGAGTGTAAAATGA
- a CDS encoding S8 family peptidase: protein MKHGFVNKPAANFAYKKSRGELIILKRRFRIIQITLISLLSFILLLNLVLPTNTIAGGNHDERLPMSAIGITSETNKINSKVAKQFQEQDKVTFLLKLKDQVDTNQVAMAAAEKAKKLKQTAASTELQVRSAIVSSLRNKATETQAELMDFLEQSKLEGNVSNIQSFYIVNAIAVTATEEVMEKLAKYPEVAKVLPNETRQLFAPITPKGIPSNETSSTVEWGVKRVGAPQVWDMGIDGSGIVVASIDTGVQWDHPALKEKYRGYNSMQPNQPDHQVNWFDAIDGEEAPYDDLKHGTHTVGTILGSEPDGSNQIGVAPGAKWIAVKAFSEAGGKDIDLLEAGEWILAPKDAEGNPHPELAPDIVNNSWGGGSSLDEWYLPMVQNWRSANIFPVFAAGNSGSDEGTISNPANYPESFAVAATDDQNSLAWFSSRGPSPYDDIKPDVSAPGVSIRSAVPTNDYELMSGTSMATPHIAGVVALVKQANSSLTIDQIEKVLMDTAIPLTSSVYPASPNYGFGHGFVNAYNAIKSVNAGTGVIQGEVVHDGKDATKPTYQHTSLEYVYDQVVLPLTIEVQDNISVASVEIQYLADQDWKTIKAERTAGDFRNGTYQAVVPGEDIRENLFTYKWRIEDYGKNEVITSNYEIEVKPAITTGYSHDFESVPEGWYSEGINNDWEWGAPVDRPDKAYSGQKVYGTNVDGSHAFNSSSLLHMPPIDLPDGKNAYLQFKQWYDFSPDGVVESTDFGAVLVSLDGENWERLYRTEPSKYHHEIPIEYTTEDWIDGEVDLTAYAGKRIYISFYMNAVQTGFETREYSGWYVDNVELSERSYKTGGEQKTFGKNQNTEVHLKENVGSNVLAPSATFVENTIIQSNVLPILGKVTLLDSGYSVATNPADGSYIMMHNTGDFTIRAEAYGFHPKEQPVSIPEDGIVQADFNLKPLAYGTIEGVVKDKATGKPLMNAVLSLVEDASITPVKTDSKGRFTLTAFEGSYTLHAFKNNYLYNELSVTISPKKKTRKNIELKRYIGFPGEIGYDDGTGENSWFWRGANNGFGIRMSLEEGITKSWVTGGLFKVNTNFPSEGSTRFQVAVYDSSGPNGAPGKRIAGPINADARTDGEWTHVDLTDKNIFVTGDFYLVYIQPDASSAGTSPSLYSDHDGPFHDRNWDLFNGKWTNNQEPEYGNMMIRAIVNNEIPAPVIETPLDNTFTNEATVQVKGTAFSSHTVKIQNNGKEAVSGASQKDGTFHLPLKLKDGRNRITATGWTKDGSTDVSSPVNIILDEKNPIIKDVKVKGKQEEGQSVTIQGTVKDEYLEEVLLQGEEVEVDSKGNFHHQVKLKKGINTIIVQAADKADNTASKIITIKAK, encoded by the coding sequence ATGAAACATGGTTTCGTAAATAAGCCTGCTGCTAATTTTGCATATAAAAAGTCGAGAGGAGAATTAATCATTTTGAAAAGAAGATTCCGTATCATTCAAATTACTCTTATTTCCCTATTATCTTTCATTCTCTTATTAAACCTTGTTCTTCCAACTAACACAATAGCAGGTGGGAATCATGATGAGAGATTACCAATGTCTGCTATTGGAATCACTTCAGAGACTAATAAGATAAATTCAAAAGTAGCCAAACAATTTCAGGAACAAGATAAAGTGACTTTCCTATTAAAGTTAAAGGATCAAGTGGATACGAATCAGGTTGCAATGGCTGCAGCTGAAAAAGCGAAGAAACTGAAACAAACCGCTGCAAGTACAGAGCTTCAGGTTCGCTCTGCCATTGTATCCTCATTAAGAAATAAGGCAACGGAGACTCAGGCTGAGCTCATGGATTTCCTTGAGCAATCCAAATTAGAAGGTAATGTAAGTAATATTCAATCCTTCTATATTGTGAATGCTATCGCCGTAACAGCAACGGAAGAAGTGATGGAGAAACTCGCAAAGTATCCTGAGGTAGCAAAAGTACTCCCAAATGAAACGCGGCAACTTTTCGCACCTATTACTCCTAAGGGGATACCTTCAAATGAAACCTCATCCACGGTGGAATGGGGAGTGAAAAGAGTCGGTGCACCACAAGTATGGGATATGGGAATCGATGGCTCTGGAATTGTGGTAGCGAGCATTGATACAGGAGTTCAATGGGATCATCCCGCATTAAAAGAAAAATACCGGGGTTATAATTCAATGCAGCCCAATCAGCCAGACCATCAAGTGAACTGGTTCGATGCAATCGATGGAGAAGAAGCTCCATATGATGATTTAAAACATGGTACCCATACGGTTGGGACAATTCTTGGCTCGGAACCTGATGGAAGCAACCAAATTGGTGTTGCCCCTGGAGCAAAATGGATTGCAGTTAAAGCATTCTCTGAGGCAGGCGGTAAGGATATCGACTTGCTCGAGGCTGGGGAATGGATATTGGCCCCAAAAGATGCCGAGGGCAATCCGCATCCTGAATTGGCCCCAGATATAGTAAACAACTCATGGGGTGGAGGATCAAGTCTGGATGAATGGTATCTTCCTATGGTGCAAAATTGGAGGTCTGCCAACATCTTCCCTGTATTTGCGGCAGGCAATAGCGGTTCAGACGAGGGGACGATTTCAAATCCGGCGAATTATCCGGAATCATTTGCTGTAGCAGCAACAGATGATCAAAATTCGCTAGCTTGGTTTTCATCTCGCGGGCCATCTCCATATGACGATATTAAACCGGATGTTTCTGCTCCGGGTGTGTCTATTCGTTCTGCTGTACCGACCAATGACTATGAGCTTATGAGTGGGACATCAATGGCGACGCCTCATATTGCAGGAGTTGTGGCGTTAGTAAAACAGGCGAATTCATCTCTTACAATTGACCAAATAGAAAAAGTATTGATGGATACAGCTATTCCGTTGACAAGCTCAGTATATCCGGCTTCGCCTAACTATGGGTTTGGTCACGGATTTGTTAATGCGTACAATGCTATAAAATCGGTGAATGCTGGAACAGGTGTGATTCAAGGTGAGGTCGTCCATGATGGAAAGGATGCAACAAAGCCAACTTATCAGCATACTTCCCTGGAGTATGTTTACGACCAGGTGGTTTTACCATTAACAATTGAAGTGCAAGATAATATCAGTGTAGCATCAGTAGAAATTCAGTATTTAGCAGATCAAGACTGGAAGACTATAAAAGCGGAAAGGACTGCTGGTGATTTTAGAAATGGGACCTACCAAGCAGTGGTACCAGGGGAAGATATTAGGGAAAACCTATTTACGTATAAATGGAGAATCGAAGATTATGGAAAAAATGAAGTAATAACCTCCAACTATGAAATAGAAGTGAAGCCTGCAATTACGACCGGGTATTCTCATGATTTTGAATCTGTTCCAGAAGGCTGGTATTCTGAAGGGATTAATAATGATTGGGAATGGGGGGCCCCTGTCGATCGACCAGATAAGGCTTATTCCGGACAAAAGGTATATGGAACGAATGTGGATGGGTCGCATGCATTTAATTCGTCCTCTCTTCTCCATATGCCTCCAATAGACCTTCCGGATGGCAAGAATGCCTATTTGCAGTTTAAGCAATGGTATGACTTTAGTCCGGATGGAGTTGTTGAATCTACAGATTTTGGAGCAGTACTTGTCTCTTTAGATGGTGAGAATTGGGAGAGGCTTTATAGAACGGAACCAAGTAAGTATCATCATGAGATTCCGATTGAGTACACAACAGAAGACTGGATTGATGGGGAGGTAGATCTTACTGCTTACGCCGGAAAGCGGATTTATATCAGTTTTTATATGAATGCCGTCCAAACAGGCTTTGAAACGAGAGAGTATTCAGGCTGGTATGTTGATAACGTAGAGTTATCTGAAAGATCATATAAAACTGGCGGAGAACAGAAGACGTTTGGCAAGAACCAAAATACTGAAGTTCATTTAAAAGAGAATGTTGGCAGCAATGTCTTAGCCCCAAGTGCAACATTTGTTGAGAATACAATAATTCAATCCAATGTTTTACCAATCCTTGGAAAGGTTACACTATTGGATTCCGGCTATTCTGTAGCGACAAATCCTGCTGATGGATCTTATATCATGATGCATAATACAGGTGATTTCACGATACGTGCAGAAGCATATGGGTTTCATCCAAAAGAACAGCCCGTTTCAATCCCAGAGGATGGGATCGTCCAAGCAGACTTTAATTTGAAGCCTTTAGCTTACGGAACGATCGAGGGGGTTGTTAAAGACAAAGCAACTGGAAAACCGCTTATGAATGCTGTTCTTTCATTAGTCGAGGATGCATCCATTACCCCAGTGAAAACAGATAGCAAGGGCCGATTTACGCTGACTGCTTTTGAGGGCAGCTATACATTACATGCGTTCAAAAACAATTATCTATATAATGAGCTTTCGGTTACTATCTCGCCAAAGAAAAAAACTAGAAAGAATATTGAACTGAAGAGGTATATTGGGTTTCCTGGAGAAATCGGTTACGATGATGGCACTGGAGAAAATTCCTGGTTTTGGAGAGGTGCTAATAATGGCTTTGGCATACGAATGTCTCTGGAAGAAGGAATTACTAAATCGTGGGTAACAGGTGGGTTATTCAAAGTTAATACGAATTTCCCTTCTGAAGGATCAACCCGGTTTCAAGTTGCTGTATACGATTCCTCTGGTCCAAACGGAGCCCCTGGTAAAAGAATCGCAGGACCAATTAATGCGGATGCACGGACGGATGGAGAGTGGACGCATGTCGATTTAACGGATAAAAATATTTTTGTTACAGGTGATTTCTATTTAGTCTATATACAGCCTGATGCATCATCTGCAGGTACCTCACCAAGTCTTTATAGTGACCATGATGGTCCTTTCCATGACCGAAATTGGGATCTGTTTAATGGAAAATGGACGAATAATCAGGAACCTGAATATGGGAATATGATGATAAGAGCGATCGTCAACAATGAGATTCCAGCTCCTGTAATCGAGACGCCGTTAGATAATACGTTTACCAATGAAGCAACTGTACAGGTAAAAGGAACAGCCTTCTCTTCACACACGGTGAAGATACAAAATAATGGCAAAGAAGCAGTATCAGGGGCAAGCCAAAAGGATGGTACCTTCCATCTACCCCTCAAATTAAAGGATGGACGGAATAGGATAACCGCAACAGGATGGACAAAAGATGGGAGCACAGATGTTTCCTCACCGGTTAACATTATTTTAGATGAAAAAAATCCTATAATAAAAGATGTTAAAGTTAAGGGCAAGCAAGAAGAAGGTCAAAGTGTGACTATTCAGGGTACTGTAAAAGACGAATATCTGGAGGAAGTCCTCTTACAAGGAGAAGAAGTTGAAGTAGATTCCAAAGGAAATTTCCATCACCAAGTTAAATTGAAAAAAGGTATTAATACAATTATCGTTCAGGCTGCTGATAAAGCTGATAACACGGCAAGTAAAATTATTACCATTAAAGCCAAATAG
- a CDS encoding Ger(x)C family spore germination protein: protein MKKILFMITIIGLLFGLTGCWGKKEIQSQVYVTGIGIDFAEDEFTVYIQAMNFANIAKQEGASSLKSVPNIIGEAKGKTIQSAISKFEQKAAYPLYFGHVETILLSENTIKEQVKAVVEYIGQDHFLRYNSNFFGTNQPIKEIFNSDSFFNYPSLYTVLHNPDPLTESNFIIPVQKYNKFISTYYEPVGSFIVPGLKINQSHFSEGEEKKQISALMGGFVISNQEYKGWVAKEDLSGIKWTSNQATTVPLSLFDEKVSVLIIKPERIVKVQEGTRPTYKLMVRGRAELVQNEDNISIDRIEEAINKKVKSDIQKSLEIGDEINADLLNISETAYRYHLKTWKPSEIKSFDLNSVEKIDVNIRVEKSVNYKR from the coding sequence ATGAAAAAGATTTTGTTCATGATCACAATCATTGGATTGCTTTTTGGATTGACGGGATGCTGGGGGAAGAAGGAAATACAGAGTCAAGTTTATGTTACTGGCATCGGCATTGATTTCGCCGAAGATGAATTTACTGTTTATATCCAGGCAATGAATTTTGCCAATATTGCAAAGCAGGAAGGTGCTTCTTCTTTAAAATCCGTCCCTAATATTATTGGCGAGGCAAAAGGAAAAACCATTCAGTCAGCCATTAGCAAGTTTGAACAAAAAGCAGCCTACCCGCTCTATTTTGGTCATGTTGAAACCATTCTTCTAAGTGAAAATACGATTAAGGAACAAGTAAAAGCTGTTGTCGAATATATAGGACAGGACCATTTCTTAAGGTATAATTCCAACTTTTTTGGGACAAATCAGCCGATTAAAGAAATTTTCAATAGTGACAGCTTTTTTAACTATCCATCGTTATATACGGTGCTCCATAACCCGGATCCATTGACTGAAAGTAACTTTATCATACCTGTTCAAAAGTACAATAAGTTCATCTCCACTTATTATGAGCCCGTTGGGTCCTTTATCGTTCCGGGCCTAAAAATAAATCAATCTCATTTTTCAGAAGGAGAAGAAAAAAAGCAAATTTCAGCTTTAATGGGCGGCTTTGTCATTTCAAACCAGGAATATAAAGGATGGGTCGCTAAAGAAGATTTATCAGGCATTAAATGGACTTCCAATCAGGCTACGACAGTACCCCTTTCACTTTTTGATGAAAAAGTAAGCGTCCTGATCATAAAGCCTGAAAGGATTGTTAAAGTCCAGGAAGGAACTAGACCCACCTATAAATTAATGGTTAGAGGGAGAGCAGAATTGGTTCAAAATGAGGATAATATCAGCATAGATCGAATCGAAGAAGCAATAAACAAAAAGGTAAAAAGTGATATCCAGAAATCCCTGGAGATAGGCGATGAAATAAATGCTGATTTATTAAATATCAGTGAAACTGCCTATCGGTATCATCTGAAAACCTGGAAGCCTTCTGAGATAAAATCATTTGACCTTAATTCTGTTGAAAAAATTGATGTTAACATTAGGGTTGAAAAAAGTGTTAATTATAAACGATGA